A single genomic interval of Tsukamurella paurometabola harbors:
- a CDS encoding response regulator, with translation MTRIVIVDDDPLVRSGLRMIIESADDLTIVGEGGDGADAVPLVRELRPDVVLMDIRMPSVDGLAATALVRAEPEPPQVVVLTTFDLDDYVLRALRAGAAGFMLKDTPPRRLLDGIRVVASGEAMLSPSVTRKLIERVAADPREERRRTALARVAVLTEREHEVFLGIAAGGSNAQIGRDLFMSEATVKTHVSRLLDKLDAANRVQLAILAHDAGLTHR, from the coding sequence GTGACCCGCATCGTCATCGTCGACGACGACCCGCTGGTGCGGTCCGGCCTGCGCATGATCATCGAGTCCGCCGACGACCTGACGATCGTCGGCGAGGGCGGCGACGGCGCGGACGCCGTGCCCCTGGTCCGGGAACTCCGGCCCGACGTGGTGCTCATGGACATCCGCATGCCCTCGGTCGACGGACTCGCCGCCACCGCGCTGGTGCGAGCGGAGCCGGAGCCGCCGCAGGTCGTCGTGCTCACCACGTTCGACCTGGACGACTACGTGCTGCGTGCGCTGCGGGCCGGCGCCGCGGGGTTCATGCTCAAGGACACCCCGCCGCGCCGGCTGCTCGACGGCATCCGCGTCGTGGCGTCGGGTGAGGCCATGCTGTCGCCGAGCGTGACCCGTAAGCTCATCGAGCGCGTCGCGGCCGACCCGCGGGAGGAGCGCCGCCGCACGGCACTCGCCCGCGTCGCCGTGCTCACCGAGCGCGAGCACGAGGTCTTCCTCGGCATCGCCGCGGGCGGCTCGAACGCGCAGATCGGGCGCGACCTGTTCATGAGCGAGGCGACCGTGAAGACCCACGTCTCCCGCCTGCTGGACAAGCTCGACGCGGCCAACCGCGTCCAGCTCGCGATCCTCGCGCACGACGCGGGCCTCACCCACCGCTGA